From the Pseudoalteromonas tunicata genome, one window contains:
- a CDS encoding DUF4124 domain-containing protein: MKRFVWLLFATLLLAVMALFVLKRPDGQTWLSIDNITYTIIDTIGQNDVISDAENALNTAFENVSNRLDQSTNSETKTTIYRWQDAQGAWHFSDKPNTQGVSETVELNSQDITVIPAISLDKEQTVPTLSIQKHLPESPINRLLEAKNVLDDAKQVQGLVDKRQAELDRAIESATSQK, encoded by the coding sequence ATGAAACGTTTTGTTTGGTTATTGTTTGCGACTTTATTACTTGCTGTAATGGCATTGTTTGTATTAAAGCGCCCAGATGGCCAAACTTGGCTCAGTATCGATAATATTACTTATACTATCATTGATACAATCGGCCAAAATGACGTGATTTCAGACGCTGAAAACGCCTTAAACACTGCTTTCGAAAATGTAAGTAATCGCCTTGACCAAAGCACTAATTCAGAAACAAAAACAACAATTTATCGCTGGCAAGATGCACAAGGTGCGTGGCATTTTTCGGATAAACCGAATACCCAAGGCGTGAGTGAAACTGTTGAGTTAAATAGTCAGGATATAACGGTTATACCCGCAATTTCGCTTGATAAAGAGCAAACAGTTCCAACACTTTCGATACAAAAACATCTGCCAGAATCCCCCATTAATCGGTTACTTGAAGCTAAAAATGTATTAGATGATGCCAAACAAGTACAAGGTTTGGTTGATAAACGTCAGGCTGAGCTTGACCGTGCTATCGAATCGGCCAC
- a CDS encoding NAD(P)-dependent oxidoreductase, producing MKVAILGASGWIGSHILATANARGHEVTALVRDPNTITDKEVNIQQYDLSQPINTLREVLSNVDAVIVAIGGRALGNHDIVANTAKMLLAELPKMGVSRLLWVGGAGSLEASPGVTLVSLPNFPAEYKNEAIAQGQALTVFKTSQSDVNWTFISPAAQIFPGEAQGSYRIGADALITDDEGNSKISVTDYAKAMIDELENATYPNQRIGVAY from the coding sequence ATGAAAGTAGCAATTTTAGGTGCATCTGGCTGGATCGGTAGCCATATTTTAGCAACAGCAAACGCACGCGGCCATGAGGTGACAGCCTTAGTGCGAGACCCAAATACTATTACCGATAAAGAGGTAAACATTCAACAATATGACCTTTCACAACCAATAAACACGCTTCGCGAAGTGTTGAGTAACGTCGATGCCGTCATTGTTGCTATTGGAGGCCGAGCACTTGGCAACCATGACATTGTGGCAAACACAGCGAAAATGTTATTAGCAGAACTGCCAAAAATGGGCGTATCCCGATTACTTTGGGTTGGTGGTGCGGGTTCTCTTGAAGCATCGCCGGGTGTCACTTTAGTCAGCCTACCTAATTTTCCCGCGGAATATAAAAATGAAGCAATAGCCCAAGGACAAGCGCTCACAGTATTCAAAACAAGCCAAAGTGATGTGAATTGGACCTTTATTAGCCCTGCAGCTCAAATTTTTCCAGGTGAAGCGCAAGGTTCATACCGAATTGGCGCCGATGCACTCATCACAGATGATGAGGGAAACAGTAAAATTTCGGTGACCGATTATGCAAAAGCCATGATTGATGAACTCGAAAATGCGACCTATCCCAACCAACGCATTGGTGTCGCTTACTAA
- a CDS encoding LysR family transcriptional regulator, producing MDKLTAMRSFIEVAKSGSFSKAAELQGLSRLQVSRHVQEIELWLQQRLLHRTTRKVTLTSAGEDVLKRCEYILYQTTQLEVQSLQGGHTLQGTIRIAAPIGLAQNLLIAAVTKFSAQHPKVIIDILVSDRNSQLVDERIDIALRFTEQPDEQLIARRLMSIGSVICASPKYLATHPQINDLDELVKHNCLIHCANEYWTFIHENQQYKVKVAGNIRANDLVTLTQAALADCGIVYLPCDLANPLIASKRFVRVLSDYHCADNALWAVYLSRSYQTPLVRQFIDFIAEHWQADIVPIK from the coding sequence ATGGATAAGCTTACCGCAATGCGCAGTTTTATCGAAGTGGCAAAAAGTGGCAGTTTTAGCAAAGCTGCAGAGCTACAAGGGTTAAGCCGATTGCAAGTATCAAGGCATGTGCAAGAAATTGAGTTATGGCTACAGCAAAGGCTATTGCATCGCACTACACGAAAAGTCACTTTAACTTCGGCAGGGGAAGACGTGCTTAAGCGGTGTGAATATATCTTGTATCAGACCACGCAGCTTGAGGTGCAAAGCTTACAAGGTGGGCACACGTTACAAGGCACCATTAGAATTGCGGCTCCGATTGGCCTTGCGCAAAATTTATTAATTGCTGCTGTGACCAAATTTAGTGCGCAACATCCGAAAGTGATCATCGATATTTTAGTCTCAGATCGCAATTCTCAGCTGGTTGATGAACGCATAGATATAGCCCTGAGATTTACTGAACAACCCGATGAACAGCTAATTGCAAGGCGTCTAATGAGCATTGGCTCAGTAATTTGCGCTTCGCCAAAGTATTTAGCTACTCACCCGCAGATTAATGATCTGGATGAGTTAGTAAAGCATAATTGTTTAATTCATTGTGCCAATGAATATTGGACATTTATTCATGAAAACCAACAGTATAAAGTTAAAGTAGCTGGAAATATTCGTGCAAATGACTTAGTGACATTAACTCAAGCCGCACTTGCTGACTGCGGTATTGTTTATTTACCCTGTGATTTGGCTAATCCGTTAATAGCGAGCAAGCGTTTTGTTCGAGTATTGAGTGATTATCATTGTGCCGATAATGCATTATGGGCTGTTTATTTATCGCGTAGTTATCAAACACCATTAGTGCGGCAGTTTATTGATTTTATTGCTGAACATTGGCAGGCAGATATTGTACCTATAAAATAA